The following are encoded in a window of Thunnus albacares chromosome 17, fThuAlb1.1, whole genome shotgun sequence genomic DNA:
- the LOC122967788 gene encoding interferon a3-like yields the protein MLFVFFVLCSALTPALCCDWLDQRFSHVNNKCLTHLKLMGDPLTEEESPVPFPYDLYQSTRNTQVLESQLLFIRDSLKLISDLYHHGNRSSAAWNTNEETNFLITIDRQNEELNKCVSIEKPVKVLLRKYYKRLEKSALHRTVSTSPDVVLGGGTAYWELIRMETKRHLDQLEMLVSIITSRRRSAASPH from the exons atgttGTTCGTGTTCTTCGTCCTCTGCAGCGCCCTGACGCCGGCTCTCTGCTGTGATTGGCTCGATCAACGGTTTAGTCACGTGAACAACAAATGTCTGACTCACCTGAAGCTCATG GGCGATCCGCTGACTGAGGAGGAGAGTCCAGTTCCCTTTCCATACGATCTCTACCAAAGCACGAGGAACACACAG GTGTTGGAGTCCCAGCTGTTGTTCATCAGAGACAGTCTGAAGCTTATTTCTGATCTCTATCACCACGGCAACCGCTCCTCCGCTGCCTGGAATACCAACGAGGAGACCAACTTCCTGATCACCATCGACAGACAGAACGAGGAGCTCAACAAATGC gtttCGATTGAAAAACCAGTTAAAGTCCTGCTGAGAAAATACTACAAGAGACTGGAAAAAAGCGCTCTGCACCGTACGGTAAGTACAAGTCCTGATGTAGTACT GGGGGGCGGTACTGCGTACTGGGAGCTGATCAGGATGGAAACTAAACGGCACCTGGACCAGTTGGAGATGCTGGTCTCCATCATCACCAGCAGGAGGCGCTCTGCAGCGTCTCCACACTAA
- the LOC122967089 gene encoding DELTA-sagatoxin-Srs1a-like, with protein MPPTHRQCSIEIENKCSGYTLCNPRVHTVSGFCETPLPPTLGPAESGSALFIKTPGAACGSVGVFTYDLLNGSTKQHDGKIAVMFSNPYDFNLYSNWYAVGVFDMAKTCDPDLYKEMYKNAEKGFVRGKAKGPSLTHTSNRVTIRATMSDSYQPVIKVQVCKV; from the exons ATGCCACCAACACATCGCCAGTGCAGCATTGAGATTGAGAATAAGTGCTCTGGGTACACCCTGTGTAACCCACG TGTGCACACCGTCAGTGGATTCTGTGAAACACCTTTGCCACCGACGCTTGGCCCTGCTGAATCTGGCAGCGCTCTGTTCATCAAGACTCCTGGCGCAGCCTGTGGATCTGTTGGAGTCTTCACCTACGATCTCCTGAATGGATCCACAAAGCAACATGATGGAAAAATAGCTGTCATGTTCTCTAATCCTTATGATTTCAACCTGTACTCTAACTGGTATGCAGTGGGAGTCTTTGACATGGCCAAAACATGCGATCCTGATCTGTATAAGGAGATGTATAAGAATGCAGAGAAAGGGTTTGTCAGAGGTAAAGCTAAAGGTCCCAGTCTGACTCACACAAGTAATCGTGTTACCATCAGAGCCACCATGTCAGACAGTTACCAACCTGTCATCAAGGTGCAAGTTTGCAAAGTGTGA
- the LOC122967095 gene encoding DELTA-sagatoxin-Srs1a-like: MPPTHRQCSIEIENKCSGYTLCNPRVHTVSGFCETPLPPTLGPAESGSALFIKTPGAACGSVGVFTYDLLNGSTKQHDGKIAVMFSNPYDFNLYSNWYAVGVFDMAKTCDPDLYKEMYKNAEKGFVRGKAKGPSLTHTSNRVTIRATMSDSYQPVIKVQVCKV, from the exons ATGCCACCGACGCATCGCCAGTGCAGCATTGAGATTGAGAATAAGTGCTCTGGGTACACCCTGTGTAACCCACG TGTGCACACCGTCAGTGGATTCTGTGAAACACCTTTGCCACCGACGCTTGGCCCCGCTGAATCTGGCAGCGCTCTGTTCATCAAGACTCCTGGCGCAGCCTGTGGATCTGTTGGAGTCTTCACCTACGATCTCCTGAATGGATCCACAAAGCAACATGATGGAAAAATAGCTGTCATGTTCTCTAATCCTTATGATTTCAACCTGTACTCTAACTGGTATGCAGTGGGAGTCTTTGACATGGCCAAAACATGCGATCCTGATCTGTATAAGGAGATGTATAAGAATGCAGAGAAAGGGTTTGTCAGAGGTAAAGCTAAAGGTCCCAGTCTGACTCACACAAGTAATCGTGTTACCATCAGAGCCACCATGTCAGACAGTTACCAACCTGTCATCAAGGTGCAAGTTTGCAAAGTGTGA